A stretch of Triticum aestivum cultivar Chinese Spring chromosome 1D, IWGSC CS RefSeq v2.1, whole genome shotgun sequence DNA encodes these proteins:
- the LOC123182959 gene encoding pre-rRNA-processing protein esf2, whose translation MAETTENEYHTGEEEDLVGEEEGGVGAEGEKGGGAGKKRKRPLNKKSLGGFSKRGVCYLSRVPPHMNPSHVRQIFSKHGEVQRIYLVPEGQGHRKHSNVKAKAYSEGWVEFAKKSVAKRVANLLNGEQIGGKKRSSFYYDIWNIKYLRKFKWDDLVGEIAEKTHIREQKLTLEITAAKKQRDHYLSNAEKSRTQKFIRERIKKKQKTEGKESNDVGETNNDCPIPRQNRAVEERGPNKKAKLSKNILAGVFGGSS comes from the exons ATGGCAGAGACCACCGAGAACGAGTACCACACAGGTGAAGAGGAAGACCTggtcggagaggaggaaggaggcgtcgGGGCCGAAGGCGAGAAGGGTGGAGGGGCCGGAAAGAAGAGGAAGCGGCCTCTGAACAAGAAGAGTCTGGGCGGCTTCAGCAAGCGCGGGGTGTGCTACCTCAGCCGCGTCCCTCCCCACATGAACCCGTCGCACGTCCGCCAGATCTTCTCCAAGCACGGCGAGGTGCAGAGGATCTACCTCGTCCCCGAAG GTCAAGGTCATCGCAAGCATAGTAACGTAAAAGCGAAGGCTTACTCCGAAGG GTGGGTTGAGTTTGCAAAGAAAAGTGTCGCCAAGAGGGTGGCTAATCTGCTTAATGGTGAACAAATAG GTGGGAAGAAGAGGTCGTCATTTTATTATGACATCTGGAACATAAAGTATCTCAGGAAGTTCAAATGGGATGATCTGGTTGGTGAAATAG CTGAGAAGACTCATATCAGGGAACAGAAATTAACATTGGAGATAACAGCTGCGAAGAAACAACGTGATCATTATCTCTCTAATGCTGAAAAGTCTCGTACACAGAAATTTATTCGTGAGCGCATAAAAAAG AAGCAAAAGACTGAAGGAAAAGAATCCAATGATGTTGGTGAGACGAATAACGATTGTCCAATTCCTCGACAGAATAGAGCAGTTGAGGAGAGAGGCCCTAATAAAAAGGCAAAGCTCTCAAAAAATATTCTGGCCGGA GTGTTCGGTGGTTCATCATGA